Proteins found in one Fusarium oxysporum Fo47 chromosome V, complete sequence genomic segment:
- a CDS encoding Mis12-Mtw1 protein family-domain-containing protein: MTTLVTTRRPLQVISMSNEHGRRLSKRLAAAATDYEHDDDFAFVRKSKRPKTDKSDESKPEPEPEPEPKAEPVKKNAKGRPPKQRAAKVPTTNGTIAEEAPAENEMNATTKPATRKSSRRKASVDASEGRQINVPKRPSTRRSTRRSGDSQDEVVPQAASASAPEPDPGPQPEVVPEPAPAPRVNGASKKRGTRAKSTRPPPDWDKSPQRELHAQSATIALPMSDTPIINRNKEMRKKGGNSNRRSSLGNRGRRASSLIESGQTAIPHREVNPADFYKHIEAEGLTEPRRMKQLLTWCGERALSGKPPHGTPNSNAILGARAIQDQLLKDFAARSEFSDWFSREDDAPKAPAVLKPNPRNMELDEKLAQLEINIKRLQDEKRAWQAIRKPPPEQPPLFPEDEIGPIVLPDFDLLDSDEGKIRGFLADDKASFDAVRSQTESRLRSIQSSLEFQIDELADNVHKLEQRVVVAGKEADKVLSVSALRLRQREEREKASAGTRDMPVIEVLRSLGNILPEGGG; encoded by the exons ATGACGACTCTGGTGACGACTCGGCGGCCGCTTCAAGTAATTAGCATGAGCAACGAGCACGGGCGACGATTGAGCAAGCGTCTCGCTG CGGCGGCGACAGATTATGAGCATGACGATGATTTCGCATTTGTTCGAAAATCGAAACGACCTAAGACGGATAAGTCAGATGAATCaaaaccagaaccagagccagagccagagccaaagGCGGAGCCGGTGAAGAAAAATGCCAAGGGACGACCTCCGAAACAACGCGCTGCTAAGGTGCCGACAACAAATGGAACCATTGCGGAGGAGGCGCCTGCAGAGAACGAAATGAACGCTACGACGAAACCTGCGACAAGGAAGAGTAGTAGACGAAAAGCGAGTGTTGACGCGTCGGAAGGGCGGCAAATTAATGTCCCTAAAAGACCATCGACTAGGAGGAGCACACGAAGGTCGGGGGATTCCCAGGATGAAGTCGTTCCTCAAGCAGCGTCAGCGTCAGCTCCAGAACCCGATCCCGGGCCCCAACCAGAGGTAGTACCTGAACCGGCACCAGCTCCCCGTGTCAATGGAGCATCCAAGAAACGGGGGACCCGTGCGAAGTCTACTCGACCGCCCCCGGACTGGGACAAGTCGCCGCAACGCGAACTGCATGCGCAGTCGGCCACGATCGCCCTGCCTATGAGCGACACACCCATTATTAACCGGAACAAAGAGATGCGAAAGAAAGGGGGCAATTCCAACAGGCGGAGCAGCCTTGGTAATCGTGGAAGAAGGGCGAGCTCTTTGATCGAGAGTGGACAAACAGCAATACCTCATCGAGAGGTCAACCCCGCGGATTTCTATAAACACATTGAAGCCGAAGGCTTGACAGAACCTCGACGTATGAAGCAATTGTTAACGTGGTGTGGCGAACGCGCGCTGTCAGGGAAGCCTCCTCATGGCACACCGAATTCTAACGCCATTCTCGGTG CTCGTGCCATTCAGGATCAACTATTGAAAGACTTTGCGGCCAGATCCGAATTCTCGGACTGGTTTAGTCGAGAGGACGATGCCCCTAAAGCTCCTGCTGTGCTGAAGCCCAATCCTAGAAACATGGAGTTGGACGAGAAATTGGCTCAGCTTGAAATCAACATTAAGAG ATTacaagatgagaagagagcGTGGCAAGCAATACGAAAACCTCCGCCGGAACAACCACCTCTTTTCCCCGAAGATGAGATCGGACCTATTGTTCTACCCGATTTTGATCTTTTAGACTCAGATGAAGGCAAAATCAGAGGCTTCCTTGCAGATGACAAAGCATCATTCGATGCTGTTCGGTCACAGACAGAATCAAGATTACGCAGTATCCAGTCATCACTCGAGTTTCAGATTGACGAACTTGCCGATAATGTTCACAAGCTCGAGCAGCGGGTTGTGGTCGCGGGCAAAGAAGCGGACAAGGTTCTCAGTGTGAGCGCCCTTCGTCTTCGACAACGTGAAGAGCGAGAGAAGGCGAGTGCGGGAACAAGGGACATGCCGGTTATTGAAGTTCTGAGGAGTCTAGGGAACATTCTACCTGAAGGAGGCGGGTGA
- a CDS encoding Flavinator of succinate dehydrogenase-domain-containing protein — MTSLISRTMRPAALRRIVSMPVRPLTTTVSRPSDNVSSSELKVGELQGAKFRVEPLRRVGEDDATKRARLVYQSRKRGTLESDLLLSTFAAAHLPTLSPELLDQYDLLLDENDWDIYYWATQKEQLSTTNPSSAQSPSTTDIDAKPESDQITRHPPSGEWAQTVGNFKPAYRPVPARWKDSEILEKLRAHVRSRSVDGGEGGGMGFMPPLEPPEVKN; from the exons ATGACCTCTCTCATTTCGCGCACTATGCGCCCAGCCGCCCTACGCCGCATTGTCTCCATGCCCGTTAGACCACTCACCACAACAGTCTCACGGCCATCTGACAATGTCTCGTCCTCGGAGCTCAAGGTGGGCGAACTTCAGGGTGCCAAGTTCAGAGTCGAACCTCTACGCCGGGTGGGTGAGGATGACGCTACCAAGCGGGCTCGCCTCGTCT ACCAGTCGCGAAAACGAGGTACCTTGGAGtctgatcttcttctttccacctTCGCAGCCGCCCATCTCCCCACGTTGTCCCCCGAACTTCTCGACCAGTATGACTTACTCCTCGACGAGAACGACTGGGATATTTACTACTGGGCGACGCAAAAGGAGCAACTGTCCACGACGAACCCTTCGTCCGCCCAGTCACCATCTACCACTGACATCGACGCAAAGCCTGAGAGCGATCAGATTACCCGGCATCCTCCTTCGGGCGAATGGGCGCAGACTGTGGGCAATTTCAAGCCAGCCTACAGGCCCGTGCCTGCGCGCTGGAAGGACAGTGAGatccttgagaagttgagggcCCATGTGAGAAGCCGGAGTGTTGACGGTGGCGAGGGTGGTGGTATGGGTTTCATGCCTCCCCTTGAGCCCCCTGAGGTCAAGAACTAG